A region from the Caldicellulosiruptor naganoensis genome encodes:
- a CDS encoding IS1634 family transposase — MFVKITNAGGYQYVRLVENYRENGKVKQRVLFNFGRLDILKDDPAFKNIVKKLSDIVAETTTENAKAVTIESEEDISDAVVKNWGYIVYRKLWQELEIDKFLKGKAAKERKIKFDVDKVSFLMTIQRLIEPMSKLRTYHQRSKYFGFEEDIDLNQLYRCLDFLDSVKEDLETYLYQRNKDLFKMVVDVVFYDVTTIYFESCRADELKNFGFSKDNKVNEVQVVLGLLVDKEGRPIGYELFPGNTIDSKTMVKILRKLKEKFSIDKIIIVADKGLNSRINLKMIKEAGYDYIVASRLKNASKEILDEVFNEEGYKRLDGKRCLNAEEIYGDEFKYKVLERTNIVKDEEGKEFKIEENLIITYSSKRAKKDKEDRERLVRKAKELLENKGSITALEKKGARKYLKKKSKSEEYVLDEEAIKRDEKFDGYYAIQTSKKDMDVEEVLGAYHDLWKIEQSFRVMKSCLEVRPIYHFTESRIKGHFVICFLAFLLQRTLEYILRRKGKGISSERIMEAIYSMNFFEIEIKGKKYLIKQKIEGEAGDILNVMKIKGPKNFMTYEEGLEFIGISK, encoded by the coding sequence ATGTTTGTCAAAATTACTAATGCTGGCGGTTATCAGTATGTTAGGTTAGTCGAAAATTACCGTGAAAATGGTAAAGTAAAGCAAAGAGTACTATTTAACTTTGGTAGACTTGATATTCTCAAAGATGACCCCGCTTTTAAAAACATTGTAAAAAAACTATCTGATATTGTCGCTGAAACAACTACTGAGAATGCAAAAGCTGTTACTATTGAATCTGAAGAAGATATTTCGGATGCAGTTGTAAAAAACTGGGGATACATTGTATACAGAAAGTTATGGCAGGAGCTTGAAATTGATAAGTTTTTAAAAGGGAAAGCAGCAAAAGAGAGAAAGATAAAATTTGATGTAGACAAAGTAAGTTTTTTAATGACCATACAGAGATTGATAGAGCCAATGAGCAAACTAAGAACTTATCATCAGAGAAGCAAATATTTTGGATTTGAAGAGGATATAGATTTGAATCAATTGTACAGGTGTTTAGATTTTCTTGACAGTGTAAAAGAAGATTTAGAGACATACCTGTATCAGAGAAATAAAGACTTATTTAAGATGGTAGTTGATGTAGTGTTTTATGATGTGACGACAATATACTTTGAGAGTTGTAGAGCGGATGAACTTAAAAATTTTGGGTTTAGCAAAGACAACAAGGTAAATGAAGTGCAAGTTGTATTAGGGCTTTTGGTGGACAAAGAAGGCAGACCGATAGGGTATGAACTTTTTCCTGGTAATACGATAGATAGCAAGACGATGGTAAAGATACTGAGGAAGCTGAAGGAAAAATTTAGTATAGATAAGATAATAATAGTAGCAGACAAAGGGCTTAACAGCAGAATAAATTTAAAGATGATAAAAGAAGCTGGGTACGACTATATAGTAGCAAGCAGATTAAAGAATGCAAGTAAAGAAATTTTAGATGAAGTTTTTAATGAAGAAGGATATAAAAGACTTGATGGCAAAAGATGTTTGAATGCTGAAGAAATTTATGGTGATGAATTCAAATATAAGGTATTGGAAAGAACAAATATTGTCAAGGATGAAGAGGGTAAAGAGTTCAAAATAGAAGAGAATTTGATAATAACGTATTCAAGCAAGAGAGCCAAGAAAGACAAAGAAGACAGAGAGAGATTGGTAAGAAAAGCCAAAGAGCTTTTAGAGAACAAAGGAAGCATAACAGCCTTAGAAAAGAAAGGTGCAAGGAAATATTTGAAGAAGAAATCAAAATCAGAAGAATATGTATTGGATGAGGAAGCGATAAAACGAGATGAGAAATTTGACGGTTATTATGCAATTCAAACGAGCAAAAAGGATATGGATGTAGAAGAGGTTTTAGGAGCATATCACGATTTATGGAAGATAGAACAGTCATTCAGAGTAATGAAAAGCTGTTTAGAAGTGCGACCGATATATCACTTTACAGAAAGCAGAATAAAAGGACATTTTGTGATATGTTTTTTGGCATTTTTACTGCAAAGGACATTGGAATATATTTTGAGGAGAAAAGGTAAAGGAATAAGTAGTGAAAGGATAATGGAAGCAATATATTCAATGAACTTTTTTGAAATAGAGATAAAAGGGAAGAAATATTTGATAAAGCAAAAAATTGAGGGAGAAGCTGGAGATATACTGAATGTAATGAAGATAAAGGGTCCAAAAAACTTCATGACATATGAGGAAGGCTTAGAATTTATTGGTATTAGCAAATGA
- a CDS encoding AbrB/MazE/SpoVT family DNA-binding domain-containing protein has translation MVIVEIKKKSQVTIPAQILKKLNLRVGDLLQIEEKNGRIILTPVVTIPKEQAWFYSEKWQREEATVEKKIQEGKLLVANLLQELFEDLGLNDE, from the coding sequence ATGGTGATAGTTGAAATAAAGAAAAAATCCCAGGTGACAATTCCAGCTCAAATTCTGAAGAAATTGAACTTGCGTGTAGGTGATTTATTACAAATAGAGGAGAAGAATGGTAGGATAATTTTAACGCCTGTAGTAACTATTCCGAAAGAGCAGGCGTGGTTTTACTCTGAGAAGTGGCAAAGAGAAGAAGCAACTGTAGAGAAGAAGATTCAGGAAGGCAAACTCTTGGTGGCTAATTTGTTGCAAGAGTTATTTGAGGATTTGGGGTTGAATGACGAATGA
- the bioB gene encoding biotin synthase BioB, with translation MLNFLQSVQFVKEVEKMIVEYERDINFNEAIILYEIAKHDADLVKNLANTIKQHYFENTIELCSIYPAKVGLCSQDCKFCSQSIHHSCSIEIKDLATLDEVTEYLENVISFPVKRFSLVTSGEKLNDSEFEKILDIYSYISKNYNILLCASLGFLTQERAKKLLKAGVVKYHNNLETSSTYFKNICSTHTQQQKKETLKIAKETGLEICSGGIISMGEDMIERIKLAFELRELDVDSVPINILNPIKGTALEDMKIIDQNEIFITLALFRIILPKKTILLAGGKENALGDKEIMAYECGINGCMVGNYLTTKGMGIREKIDMLKFLDLIF, from the coding sequence TTGCTGAATTTTCTTCAATCAGTTCAATTTGTTAAAGAAGTTGAAAAAATGATAGTTGAGTATGAGAGAGATATTAATTTCAATGAGGCAATTATACTTTATGAAATCGCAAAACATGATGCAGACCTGGTAAAAAATCTTGCCAATACTATAAAACAACATTATTTTGAAAACACAATTGAGCTTTGCTCCATTTATCCTGCAAAGGTGGGACTTTGTTCTCAAGACTGCAAGTTTTGCTCCCAGTCTATCCATCACAGTTGTTCAATTGAGATAAAAGATCTTGCAACGCTTGATGAGGTAACAGAGTATCTTGAGAATGTAATATCTTTTCCAGTAAAAAGATTTTCCTTAGTCACAAGTGGTGAAAAGCTTAATGACTCAGAATTCGAAAAAATTTTAGACATCTATTCATATATCTCAAAGAATTATAACATTCTTTTGTGCGCATCACTCGGCTTTCTTACTCAAGAAAGGGCAAAAAAGTTATTGAAAGCTGGGGTTGTAAAGTATCACAATAACTTAGAGACATCCAGCACATATTTTAAAAATATCTGCTCCACCCATACTCAGCAGCAAAAGAAAGAGACTTTAAAAATTGCAAAAGAGACAGGTCTCGAAATCTGCAGCGGTGGAATAATCTCAATGGGTGAGGACATGATTGAAAGAATCAAGCTTGCATTTGAGCTGAGAGAATTAGATGTTGACTCTGTCCCTATCAACATATTAAACCCTATAAAAGGTACTGCTCTGGAAGATATGAAGATCATAGACCAAAACGAAATTTTTATCACTCTGGCACTATTTAGGATTATACTTCCTAAAAAGACTATTCTTCTTGCAGGCGGAAAGGAAAATGCACTTGGAGATAAGGAAATAATGGCATATGAATGTGGAATAAATGGTTGTATGGTTGGAAACTATCTTACAACAAAGGGAATGGGAATAAGGGAAAAGATTGATATGCTGAAATTCTTGGACTTAATATTTTAA
- the metE gene encoding 5-methyltetrahydropteroyltriglutamate--homocysteine S-methyltransferase gives MISVVGFPRIGENRELKKWVEAYLDKKLTKEDLIQNSKALKKNHWQFQKDYGVDLIPSNDFSFYDTFLDHAVLVNAIPEEYKSTGLDELDTYFALAKGYQDEKHDLKALPMKKWFFTNYHYIVPEITRNTEFKLSSTKPFDEFEEALSIGIKTKPVILGALTFLKLSKKTDVDIYDKTCWEKLLPVYIQIFEKFKELGAEFIQIDEPILVTDLNGADIELFINFYSALLTHKGSLKIILQTYFGDVRDIYEKLFSLDFDGLGLDFVDGIYNLELIRKFGYPEGKLLIAGVVNGRNVFKNNYKESLEILNTLSNYVEKKNIIISTSCSLLFVPYSLKFETQLDNSKKKYLAFAEEKLKELNELNMLFNDENYAQNTLYIQNIQLFEELKANKFSDINTIVNNLTSDDFERKPSFEERIKLQKDALSLPNLPTTTIGSFPQTQDVRKARSEFKNGKITFEEYDKFIKQKIENVIKLQEEIGLDVLVHGEYERNDMVEFFGENLEGFIITKNGWVQSYGTRCVKPPIIFSDIKRKRPITVEYIKYAQSLTKKPVKGILTGPVTILNWSFVREDIPLKDVAFQLALAIKEEVLDLEKEGIKIIQIDEAALIEKLPLRKAYHKDYLDWAIKAFRLTCSKVKPETQVHTHMCYSNFDDLLDEIAKMDVDVITFEAAKSDFTLLDSIKKSNLKSEVGPGVFDVHSPRIVSKEEMKQLILKMIEKIGVERLWVNPDCGLKTRKENEAIPTLQNMVLAAWEIRNNLG, from the coding sequence ATGATTTCGGTGGTTGGTTTCCCAAGAATAGGAGAAAATCGAGAGCTTAAAAAATGGGTGGAAGCATACCTTGACAAAAAGCTTACAAAAGAAGATCTTATTCAGAACTCAAAAGCCTTGAAAAAAAATCACTGGCAATTTCAAAAAGACTATGGGGTGGACTTGATTCCATCAAACGACTTTTCGTTCTATGACACTTTTTTGGACCATGCAGTACTTGTTAATGCAATCCCTGAGGAATACAAAAGTACTGGACTTGATGAACTTGACACATATTTTGCCTTAGCAAAAGGTTATCAGGATGAAAAGCACGATTTGAAAGCACTTCCTATGAAAAAGTGGTTCTTTACAAACTACCACTATATTGTACCTGAAATAACTCGTAATACTGAATTTAAACTTTCTTCCACAAAGCCCTTTGATGAGTTTGAAGAGGCACTCTCAATTGGAATCAAGACAAAACCTGTAATACTTGGTGCTCTAACCTTTTTAAAGCTTTCAAAAAAGACGGATGTGGATATATATGACAAAACCTGTTGGGAAAAACTTCTTCCTGTATACATCCAAATTTTTGAGAAGTTTAAAGAGTTAGGTGCAGAATTTATTCAGATTGATGAGCCAATACTTGTCACAGACTTAAATGGTGCAGACATAGAACTTTTTATAAACTTCTACAGCGCACTGCTTACTCACAAAGGAAGTCTCAAAATCATACTTCAGACCTACTTTGGCGATGTAAGAGATATCTATGAGAAGCTTTTCTCACTTGACTTTGACGGACTTGGTCTTGATTTTGTAGATGGAATATACAACTTGGAGCTTATCAGAAAGTTTGGGTATCCTGAAGGTAAGCTTTTGATAGCTGGAGTTGTGAACGGAAGAAATGTGTTTAAAAATAATTATAAAGAAAGTCTTGAAATTTTAAATACTTTATCGAATTATGTTGAGAAAAAGAACATTATAATTTCAACATCATGCTCTCTACTTTTTGTCCCATACTCTTTAAAATTCGAAACTCAACTTGACAATAGCAAAAAGAAATATTTGGCTTTCGCAGAAGAAAAATTAAAAGAGTTAAATGAGTTAAATATGCTCTTTAATGATGAAAATTACGCCCAAAATACTTTGTACATTCAGAACATACAGCTTTTTGAAGAACTAAAGGCAAATAAATTTTCGGATATAAACACCATTGTGAATAATCTCACCAGTGATGACTTTGAAAGAAAACCAAGTTTTGAAGAGAGAATTAAACTGCAAAAAGATGCGTTGAGCCTTCCAAATCTTCCTACAACAACGATAGGATCATTTCCGCAAACTCAGGATGTGCGCAAGGCAAGAAGTGAATTTAAAAACGGCAAGATAACATTTGAAGAGTATGACAAATTTATAAAGCAAAAGATTGAAAATGTAATAAAACTTCAAGAAGAAATTGGCTTGGATGTTTTAGTACATGGCGAATATGAAAGGAACGACATGGTAGAATTTTTTGGCGAAAATTTAGAAGGATTTATCATCACTAAAAACGGCTGGGTTCAATCTTATGGCACAAGGTGTGTAAAACCACCAATTATATTCTCAGACATAAAGAGAAAAAGACCAATTACAGTTGAGTATATAAAATACGCACAGAGCCTAACAAAAAAGCCTGTTAAGGGAATTTTGACAGGGCCTGTGACAATCCTCAACTGGTCGTTTGTTCGTGAAGATATTCCATTAAAAGATGTAGCTTTTCAGCTTGCTCTTGCAATAAAAGAAGAGGTGTTAGACCTTGAAAAAGAAGGCATAAAAATTATCCAAATAGACGAAGCAGCGCTCATTGAAAAGCTTCCACTTAGAAAAGCCTACCACAAAGACTATTTAGATTGGGCAATAAAAGCATTTAGGCTTACCTGCTCAAAAGTAAAGCCTGAAACTCAAGTTCACACTCATATGTGCTACAGCAACTTCGATGACTTGCTTGACGAAATTGCAAAGATGGATGTAGACGTTATCACATTTGAAGCTGCAAAGTCAGACTTTACACTTTTAGATAGTATTAAGAAAAGTAATTTGAAGTCTGAAGTAGGGCCTGGTGTCTTTGATGTACACTCACCAAGGATTGTGTCAAAAGAAGAAATGAAACAGCTTATTCTAAAGATGATTGAAAAAATTGGAGTAGAAAGACTTTGGGTCAATCCTGACTGCGG
- a CDS encoding Veg family protein, which produces MVDKLHLQQIKKDIEALKGEKVLVRANKGRKKMIEVEGILENTYSNIFVVKFPIDRECKQFRCVTYTYSDLITNTVEIILCRTNTKVNVM; this is translated from the coding sequence GTGGTTGATAAGCTACACCTTCAGCAGATCAAAAAGGACATTGAAGCCCTCAAAGGCGAAAAAGTACTTGTGCGCGCAAACAAAGGACGCAAAAAAATGATTGAAGTAGAAGGCATCTTGGAGAACACCTATTCAAATATCTTTGTTGTCAAGTTCCCCATTGACAGAGAGTGCAAACAGTTCAGGTGTGTGACCTACACCTATTCAGACCTTATAACAAATACAGTTGAAATTATTCTTTGTAGGACAAATACAAAGGTAAATGTTATGTAA